One region of Glycine max cultivar Williams 82 chromosome 9, Glycine_max_v4.0, whole genome shotgun sequence genomic DNA includes:
- the LOC100811040 gene encoding mediator of RNA polymerase II transcription subunit 12 isoform X2 — MQRYHAGSCTSAVNNSAIGGPSTRDIGRTDSSSLPANFPVSSRRQPPLAPYKLKCDKEPLNSRLGPPDYHPQTPNCPEETLTREYLQSGYRDTVEGLEESREISLTQVQNFGKTVVLSCKEAIRKRLRAINESRVRKRKAGQVYGVALSGSQLAKPGVFPEQRPCPEDFRKKWIEGLSQQHKRLRSLADLVPHVRRKSLLEVLIRNNVPLLRATWFIKVSYLNLVRLGSASIPSGTADKTQLSCSELWTKDVIEYLQTLLDEFFSKNTSHFTPHNRDQSPQVPYTASLQHRSDQLLSVADGEEPSLHFRWWYIVRLLQWHHAEGLLLPSLIIDWVLRQLQEKQLLEIWQLLLPIVYGFLEIVVLSQTYVHTLAGVALRIIRDPAPGGSDLVDNSRRAYTTSALIEMLRYLIFAASETFVALDCFPLPSSVVSHTINDGNFVLKATEAAGKIINSSEDVVCLFRSKGFDAQFQSLAFDHVISCIQERVEDLTKAVSPGYPGQCLAKASQALDKSLVLGDIHGAYKFLFEDLCDETVSEGWVAKVSHCLRLSLKWFVTVNKSLVYSVFFLCEWATCDFRDFRNAPPCDVKFTGRKDLSQVHIAIRLLKVKLRDMQISPKQKSGSTRGHGVSYLAKCSSLQSNQNFVNNAFKIKSSSRNLDQNICSSAIFESPGPLHDIIVCWIDQHMVHKGEGFKRLHLYIVELIRAGIFYPLAYVRQLIVSGIMDMNVNVVDLERQKRHCRILKQLPGKFVRGALVESGISEGPWLTEALRVYLNERRLILRGSLWENHDNANNVNISSLKRKHCTTSTKDRASTVSIDPWKSIFSNKISSKNAKDDNCVEELKTFISTLLQLPKSLTNLSTTGLDESQGSVRKPIGSHNKIDLVEATPGCEECRKSKRQKLSEERSSFVQAPSLVLSDDEDTWWVKKGLKSSEPLKVDQPLKSTKQVTKTRQKTVRKTQSLAQLAASRIEGSQGASTSHVCGNKVSCPHHRTAMDGDTTRSVDGIRSGHCEDIVSIGRALKQLRFVERKEVTLWLMTVFRELIEESEKDVGKVSQFGRPFATVDDKSSIRWKLGEDELSALLYLMDVSDDLVSAVKFLVWLLPKVYISPNSTIHSGRNVENQACDVGEAFLLSSLRRYENILTAADLLPEALSSIMHRAAAIIAASNGRVSGSGALTFARYLLKKYGNVVSVIEWEKSFKSTCDKRLASELESGRSVDGELGLPLGVPAGVEDPDDFFRQKITGGRFPSRVGSGMRDVVQRNVEEAFLDLFGKDRKLFAAGTPKGPAFEKWDNGYQIAKQIVMGLIDCIRQTGGAAQEGDPSLVTSAVSAIVGSVGPTLAKLPDFSAGSNHSNMSLATSSLNYAKCILRMHITCLCLLKEALGERQSRVFEIALAMEASTALAGVFAPSKASRAQFQMSPETHDTGTISNDAANNSSKIVVARTTKISAAVSALVVGAIICGVTSLERIVTILRLKEGLDVVQFVRSTRSNSNGNARSVGAFKVDSSVEVHVHWFRLLVGNCRTICEGLVVDLLGEPSIVALSRMQHILPLTLVFPPAYSIFAFVIWRPFVMNANVAVREDMNQLYQSLTMAISDAIKHLPFRDVCLRECQGLYDLMAADTSDAEFATLLELNGSDMHSKSLAFVPLRARHFLNAMIDCKMPHSIYTKDEGSRNSGHGESKIDFTDSESTLRDKLVDVLDALQPAKFHWQWVELRLLLNEQALIEKLKTHDMSLADAIQLSSPSSEKGTASENENNFIEIILTRLLVRPDAAPLFSELVHLFGKSLEDSMLLQAKWFLAGQDVLFGRKTIKQRLINIAETKRFSVKTQFSEPWGWCTPCKDPVAVKGDKMKVDSMPLEEGEVAEEGMDVKRSIKGFSQVVDSESSTSKQQHGTERALLELILPCIDQSSDESRNSFASDLIKQLNYIEQQIALVTRGPSKPMASTPVTEGQTNKVNNRKAIRGGSPGLARRPTPAPDSSPLSPAALRASISLRVQLLMRFLPILCTDGDSSVWSVRYTLASVLLRLLGSRVVHEDVTVKAMYYTPLRREAESHAEAAFVDSSVEGLFDHLLLILHGLLSSSPPSWLRSKSVSKTTNEPTREFSGFEREPLEALQTLSGGVSKLPCLCSLPLYGALSHASCQLFQLLLLHLFNPALQILGLTPAVQLSLRGTWFHRQGLQHQGGRNCRTMIRMLTLGHF; from the exons ATGCAAAGGTATCATGCTGGCAGCTGCACTAGTGCAGTTAATAACAGTGCAATTGGTGGGCCATCCACTAGGGACATTGGAAGAACTGATTCATCTTCTTTGCCGGCTAACTTTCCTGTGAGTTCAAG GCGACAACCACCATTAGCCCCATACAAGTTGAAGTGCGATAAAGAACCTCTGAACTCTAG GCTTGGGCCTCCTGACTATCACCCCCAAACACCAAATTGTCCTGAAGAGACTCTGACCAGAGAATATTTGCAATCTGGATATAGGGACACAGTTGAGGGGCTTGAG GAATCTAGAGAAATTTCTTTGACCCAGGTTCAAAATTTTGGCAAGACAGTTGTCCTTAGTTGCAAAGAG GCTATTAGAAAACGTCTACGGGCAATCAATGAATCTCGTGTGCGGAAACGGAAG GCTGGTCAAGTATATGGAGTGGCTCTTTCTGGGTCACAACTTGCTAAGCCTGGTGTTTTCCCTGAACAAAGGCCTTGTCCTGAAGACTTTCGGAAGAAATGGATTGAG ggcTTATCTCAACAGCACAAGCGATTACGATCTTTGGCAGATCTTGTTCCTCATGTTAGAAGGAAATCACTTTTAGAGGTTCTTATTAGGAATAATGTTCCATTGTTGAGGGCTACCTGGTTTATAAAGGTTTCTTACCTGAATCTG GTTCGGCTGGGTTCTGCTAGTATTCCTTCTGGGACTGCTGACAAAACTCAGCTGTCTTGTTCTGAGCTTTGGACAAAAGATGTTATTGAGTACTTGCAAACTCTTCTTGATGAATTCTTCTCAAAAAATACTTCTCATTTTACTCCTCATAATCGGGACCAATCGCCCCAAGTACCTTATACTGCGTCGCTTCAGCACAGAAGTGACCAGTTATTATCTGTTGCTGATGGTGAAGAACCATCTTTACATTTTAGATGGTGGTATATTGTTCGGCTTTTGCAATGGCATCATGCTGAagggcttcttcttccttctcttatCATTGACTGGGTTTTGCGTCAATTACAG GAAAAACAATTGCTTGAGATTTGGCAGCTGCTATTGCCTATTGTATATGGCTTTTTAGAAATTGTTGTTCTATCTCAAACATATGTTCATACTCTTGCTGGTGTAGCTCTTCGTATTATTCGTGATCCTGCTCCTGGTGGATCAGACCTTGTAGATAATTCCCGGAGGGCATATACTACTTCTGCTCTGATTGAGATGCTCCGATATTTAATATTTGCGGCTTCAGAGACTTTTGTTGCTTTGGATTGCTTTCCTTTGCCATCCTCTGTAGTTTCACATACAATAAATGATGGGAATTTTGTACTGAAAGCAACTGAAGCTGCAGGAAAGATAATAAATAGTTCAGAAGATGTTGTGTGTTTATTTAGAAGTAAAGGATTTGATGCACAATTCCAGTCATTGGCATTTGATCATGTCATTTCGTGCATTCAAGAACGTGTAGAAGATCTCACAAAGGCTGTAAGCCCAGGTTATCCAGGTCAATGTCTGGCTAAAGCTTCCCAAGCCTTGGATAAATCCCTTGTACTTGGTGATATACATGGAGCATACAAATTTCTTTTTGAAGATCTTTGTGATGAAACTGTATCTGAAGGTTGGGTTGCAAAAGTCAGCCATTGTTTAAGGTTATCGCTGAAGTGGTTTGTGACTGTAAATAAATCACTTGTTTATTCAGTGTTTTTCCTGTGTGAGTGGGCAACATGTGATTTCAGGGATTTTCGAAATGCTCCTCCTTGTGACGTAAAGTTCACTGGCAGGAAAGATCTTTCCCAAGTCCATATAGCAATTAGACTTTTAAAGGTGAAGCTAAGGGATATGCAGATTTCACCAAAGCAAAAGAGTGGAAGCACTCGTGGTCATGGAGTCAGTTATTTAGCAAAATGTTCAAGTCTGCAGAGTAATCAGAATTTTGTGAACAATGcattcaaaataaaatctagttcAAGAAATTTGGATCAGAATATCTGTTCTTCAGCTATATTTGAAAGCCCAGGTCCTCTACATGATATTATTGTTTGTTGGATTGATCAGCATATGGTGCATAAAGGGGAAGGTTTCAAACGCCTACATCTATATATAGTGGAACTCATACGGGCAGGCATCTTTTACCCACTGGCATATGTACGTCAGCTGATAGTGAGTGGGATCATGGACATGAATGTAAATGTGGTTGACTTGGAGAGACAGAAGAGACATTGCCGAATCTTGAAGCAGCTTCCTGGGAAGTTTGTGCGTGGTGCTTTGGTAGAATCAGGGATTAGTGAAGGGCCATGGCTCACTGAAGCATTGCGGGTTTACTTGAATGAACGCCGCCTCATACTTCGTGGTTCCTTATGGGAGAACCACGACAATGCCAATAATGTGAATATATCTTCTCTCAAGCGAAAACACTGTACAACTTCAACAAAAGACAGAGCTTCTACGGTGTCAATTGATCCATGGAAGagtattttttctaataaaatatccTCTAAAAATGCAAAGGATGACAATTGTGTTGAAGAACTGAAGACATTCATCTCAACCCTGTTACAGCTACCAAAAAGTTTAACTAATTTGAGCACTACAGGATTGGATGAATCTCAAGGCAGTGTCAGAAAACCTATTGGGTCTCACAACAAGATTGATCTAGTGGAGGCTACACCTGGGTGTGAAGAATGTAGAAAATCAAAGAGGCAAAAATTGAGTGAGGAAAGAAGTTCATTTGTTCAAGCTCCGTCTCTAGTACTGTCTGATGATGAAGACACATGGTGGGTTAAGAAGGGGCTAAAATCCTCCGAGCCTCTCAAAGTTGATCAACCACTTAAGTCAACTAAACAGGTTACTAAGACTCGGCAGAAGACTGTCCGTAAAACCCAGAGTCTTGCTCAACTGGCAGCTTCTAGAATTGAGGGTAGCCAAGGGGCATCAACAAGTCATGTGTGTGGCAATAAGGTTAGCTGCCCTCACCATAGAACTGCTATGGATGGAGATACAACAAGGTCTGTTGATGGAATTCGATCAGGTCACTGTGAAGATATTGTTTCAATTGGAAGGGCACTAAAACAGCTGCGCTTTGTTGAGAGAAAGGAAGTAACACTTTGGCTGATGACTGTATTTAGGGAGCTTATTGAAGAGAGTGAAAAAGATGTTGGTAAAGTTAGCCAGTTTGGCAGGCCTTTTGCCACTGTGGATGATAAAAGTTCAATACGGTGGAAACTTGGTGAGGATGAACTTTCTGCTTTACTTTATTTGATGGATGTCTCAGACGATTTAGTATCAGCTGTCAAATTCCTCGTATGGTTGCTGCCAAAGGTTTATATTAGCCCAAATTCTACAATTCATAGTGGAAGGAATGTGGAGAACCAAGCTTGTGATGTTGGCGAGGCTTTTCTGTTATCATCGCTGAGAAG GTATGAGAATATTCTTACTGCAGCAGATCTTCTTCCTGAAGCTCTGTCATCTATAATGCATCGTGCTGCGGCTATTATAGCAGCATCTAATGGGAGGGTTTCTGGTTCAGGTGCCCTAACTTTTGCtcgttatttattaaaaaaatatggcaATGTGGTCAGTGTCATTGAGTGGGAGAAAAGTTTTAAGAGTACATgtgataagagacttgcttctGAACTAGAGTCTGGACGGTCAGTTGATGGAGAGTTAGGGCTTCCACTTGGTGTTCCTGCTGGAGTTGAGGACCCTGATGACTTTTTCCGTCAAAAGATAACTGGTGGCCGGTTCCCGTCCAGAGTAGGTTCAGGCATGAGAGATGTTGTACAGCGTAATGTGGAAGAAGCATTTCTTGATCTTTTTGGAAAAGACAGAAAGCTCTTTGCTGCTGGTACACCAAAAGGTCCTGCTTTTGAAAAATGGGATAATGGATATCAAATTGCAAAACAAATAGTTATGGGTTTGATAGATTGCATAAGGCAGACTGGTGGTGCTGCTCAAGAAGGGGACCCCTCTTTGGTTACTTCTGCTGTTTCTGCCATAGTTGGCAGTGTTGGTCCAACATTAGCAAAATTGCCTGATTTTTCAGCTGGCAGTAATCATTCAAATATGTCATTGGCTACAAGTTCATTGAACTATGCTAAATGCATTCTGCGAATGCATATAACTTGTTTGTGTTTGCTTAAGGAAGCCTTGGGAGAACGTCAAAGCCGTGTATTTGAGATTGCACTTGCAATGGAAGCTTCTACTGCTCTTGCTGGAGTTTTTGCTCCAAGTAAAGCATCTCGAGCTCAGTTTCAAATGTCACCTGAAACCCATGATACTGGTACTATTTCAAATGATGCTGCAAACAACAGTAGTAAAATTGTGGTTGCAAGAACAACGAAAATTAGTGCTGCTGTTTCTGCACTTGTTGTTGGTGCAATTATATGTGGTGTTACCAGCCTGGAAAGAATAGTAACCATTCTCAGACTAAAGGAGGGCCTGGATGTTGTACAATTTGTAAGAAGCACAAGATCCAATTCAAATGGGAATGCACGTTCAGTTGGGGCTTTTAAGGTGGATAGTTCAGTTGAAGTTCATGTCCATTGGTTTAGATTGCTTGTTGGGAACTGCAGAACCATCTGTGAAGGCTTAGTGGTGGATCTCTTGGGTGAACCGTCCATTGTTGCTCTTTCAAGGATGCAGCACATACTTCCTCTAACTTTGGTCTTTCCACCTGCCTATTCAATATTTGCTTTTGTTATTTGGCGGCCCTTTGTTATGAATGCCAATGTAGCAGTTCGTGAAGACATGAATCAACTTTACCAGTCTCTAACAATGGCCATAAGTGATGCAATAAAACATTTGCCGTTCCGAGATGTATGCTTAAGAGAGTGTCAGGGCCTTTATGATCTTATGGCTGCAGATACAAGTGATGCAGAGTTTGCAACCTTGCTAGAGTTGAATGGGTCTGATATGCATTCAAAATCTCTGGCATTTGTTCCGCTCCGTGCTAGACATTTTCTAAATGCCATGATTGATTGTAAGATGCCTCACTCTATTTATACAAAGGATGAAGGAAGCCGGAATTCTGGACATGGTGAatccaaaattgattttactGATAGTGAATCTACACTTCGGGATAAACTTGTAGATGTGTTAGATGCTCTGCAGCCTGCCAAGTTTCACTGGCAATGGGTTGAACTAAGGCtgcttttaaatgaacaagcCCTCATTGAAAAACTGAAGACACATGATATGTCTTTAGCTGATGCTATACAGTTGTCCTCACCTAGTTCAGAGAAGGGCACTGCTTCTGAGAACGAGaacaattttattgaaataattcTCACTAGGTTACTGGTTAGACCTGATGCTGCACCCCTTTTCTCGGAGTTGGTTCATCTTTTTGGGAAGTCACTAGAGGATTCAATGTTGTTACAGGCTAAATGGTTCCTTGCAGGTCAAGATGTCCTCTTTGGTCGGAAGACCATTAAGCAACGACTGATTAACATTGCAGAGACTAAAAGATTTTCTGTTAAGACACAGTTTTCAGAACCCTGGGGTTGGTGCACCCCATGTAAAGATCCAGTTGCTGTCAAGGGGGATAAAATGAAAGTTgattctatgcctcttgaagaaGGAGAAGTTGCTGAAGAGGGAATGGATGTGAAAAGGTCCATAAAAGGGTTCTCCCAAGTGGTTGACTCTGAAAGCTCAACCAGTAAGCAGCAGCATGGGACTGAGAGGGCTCTTCTTGAGTTAATTCTTCCTTGCATAGATCAAAGCTCTGATGAATCTCGTAATTCCTTTGCAAGTGATTTGatcaaacaattaaattatattgagCAACAAATAGCTTTAGTTACTCGAGGACCAAGTAAGCCAATGGCAAGTACTCCTGTTACTGAAGGTCAgacaaataaagtaaataaccGCAAAGCTATAAGAGGTGGCAGCCCTGGGTTAGCCAGACGACCAACACCTGCACCAGATTCTTCTCCACTTTCTCCTGCTGCTTTGCGAGCATCAATATCTTTACGTGTGCAGTTACTCATGAGATTTCTTCCTATTCTTTGCACAGACGG GGACTCTTCTGTATGGAGCGTGAGATACACACTTGCCTCTGTACTTCTTCGTCTCCTTGGCAGCCGGGTTGTGCATGAGGATGTAACTGTGAAGGCAATGTACTATACTCCATTGAGAAGGGAGGCAGAGTCACATGCTGAAGCTGCTTTTGTAGATTCTTCTGTTGAGGGCCTGTTTGATCATCTGCTGTTGATTTTGCATGGATTGTTGAGTAGTTCTCCTCCAAGTTGGCTCAGGTCAAAATCTGTTTCAAAGACCACTAATGAACCTACAAGGGAGTTTTCTGGATTTGAACGCGAGCCATTGGAGGCATTGCAG ACACTATCCGGTGGCGTATCCAAGCTGCCATGCCTGTGCTCCCTCCCTCTATACGGTGCTCTTTCTCATGCCAGCTGCCAACTGTTCCAGCTTCTGCTCTTGCATCTCTTCAACCCAGCACTACAAATTCTGGGTTTAACTCCAGCTGTTCAACTGTCCCTCAGAGGAACCTGGTTTCATCGTCAAGGACTACAGCATCAGGGAGGTCGAAACTGCAGGACAATGATTCGGATGTTGACCCTTGGACACTTTTAG